In a genomic window of Nomascus leucogenys isolate Asia chromosome 4, Asia_NLE_v1, whole genome shotgun sequence:
- the MEN1 gene encoding menin isoform X2, whose translation MGLKAAQKTLFPLRSIDDVVRLFAAELGREEPDLVLLSLVLGFVEHFLAVNRVIPTNVPELTFQPSPAPDPPGGLTYFPVADLSIIAALYARFTAQIRGAVDLSLYPREGGVSSRELVKKVSDVIWNSLSRSYFKDRAHIQSLFSFITGTKLDSSGVAFAVVGACQALGLRDVHLALSEDHAWVVFGPSGEQTAEVTWHGKGNEDRRGQTVNAGVAERSWLYLKGSYMRCDRKMEVAFMVCAINPSIDLHTDSLELLQLQQKLLWLLYDLGHLERYPMALGNLADLEELEPTPGRPDPLTLYHKGIASAKTYYRDEHIYPYMYLAGYHCRNRNVREALQAWADTATVIQDYNYCREDEEIYKEFFEVANDVIPNLLKEAASLLEAGEERPGEQSQGTQSQGSALQDPECFAHLLRFYDGICKWEEGSPTPVLHVGWATFLVQSLGRFEGQVRQKVRIVSREAEAAEAEEPWGEEAREGRRRGPRRESKPEEPPPPKKPALDKGLGTGQGAVSGPPRKPPGTVSGTARGPEGGSTPQVPVPAASPPPEGPVLTFQSEKMKGMKELLVATKINSSAIKLQLTAQSQVQMKKQKVSTPSDYTLSFLKRQRKGL comes from the exons ATGGGGCTGAAGGCCGCCCAGAAGACGCTGTTCCCGCTGCGCTCCATCGACGACGTGGTGCGTCTGTTTGCTGCCGAGCTGGGCCGAGAGGAGCCAGACCTGGTGCTCCTCTCCTTGGTGCTGGGCTTCGTGGAGCATTTTCTGGCTGTCAACCGCGTCATCCCTACCAACGTTCCCGAGCTCACCTTCCAGCCCAGCCCCGCCCCCGACCCGCCTGGCGGCCTCACCTACTTTCCCGTGGCCGACCTGTCTATTATCGCCGCCCTCTATGCCCGCTTCACCGCCCAGATCCGAGGCGCCGTCGACCTGTCCCTCTATCCTCGAGAAGGGGGTGTCTCCAGCCGTGAGCTGGTGAAGAAGGTCTCCGATGTCATATGGAACAGCCTCAGCCGCTCCTACTTCAAGGATCGGGCCCACATCCAGTCCCTCTTCAGCTTCATCACAG GCACCAAATTGGATAGCTCTGGCGTGGCCTTTGCTGTGGTTGGGGCCTGCCAGGCCCTGGGTCTCCGGGATGTCCACCTCGCCCTGTCTGAGGATCATGCCTGGGTAGTGTTTGGGCCTAGTGGGGAGCAGACAGCTGAGGTCACCTGGCACGGCAAGGGCAACGAGGACCGCAGGGGCCAGACGGTCAACGCCGGTGTGGCTGAGCGG AGTTGGCTGTACCTGAAAGGATCATACATGCGCTGTGACCGCAAGATGGAGGTGGCGTTCATGGTGTGTGCCATCAACCCTTCCATTGACCTGCACACTGACTCGCTGGAGCTGCTGCAGCTGCAGCAG AAGCTGCTCTGGCTGCTCTATGACCTGGGACATCTGGAAAG GTACCCCATGGCCTTAGGGAACCTGGCAGATCTGGAGGAGCTGGAGCCCACCCCTGGCCGGCCAGACCCACTCACCCTCTACCACAAG GGCATTGCCTCAGCCAAGACCTACTATCGGGATGAACACATCTACCCCTACATGTACCTGGCTGGCTACCACTGTCGCAACCGCAACGTGCGCGAAGCCCTGCAGGCCTGGGCGGACACGGCCACTGTCATCCAGGA CTACAACTACTGCCGGGAAGACGAGGAGATCTACAAGGAGTTCTTTGAAGTAGCCAATGATGTCATCCCCAACCTGCTGAAGGAGGCAGCCAGCTTGCTGGAGGCGGGCGAGGAGCGGCCGGGGGAGCAGAGCCAG GGCACCCAGAGCCAAGGTTCTGCCCTCCAGGACCCTGAGTGCTTTGCCCACCTGCTGCGATTCTACGACGGCATCTGCAAATGGGAGGAGGGCAGTCCCACACCTGTCCTGCACGTGGGCTGGGCCACCTTTCTTGTGCAGTCCCTAGGCCGTTTTGAGGGACAG GTGCGGCAGAAGGTGCGCATAGTGAGCcgagaggccgaggcggccgaGGCCGAGGAGCCGTGGGGCGAGGAAGCCCGGGAAGGCCGGCGGCGGGGCCCACGGCGGGAGTCCAAGCCAGAGGAGCCCCCGCCGCCCAAGAAGCCAGCACTGGACAAGGGCCTGGGCACCGGCCAAGGCGCAGTGTCAGGACCCCCCCGGAAGCCTCCTGGGACGGTCTCTGGCACAGCCCGAGGCCCTGAAGGTGGCAGCACGCCTCAGGTGCCAGTACCTGCAGCATCACCACCACCGGAGGGTCCAGTGCTCACTTTCCAGAGTGAGAAGATGAAGGGCATGAAGGAGCTGCTGGTGGCCACCAAGATCAACTCAAGCGCCATCAAGCTGCAACTCACGGCACAGTCGCAAGTGCAGATGAAGAAGCAGAAAGTGTCCACCCCTAGTGACTACACTCTGTCTTTCCTCAAGCGGCAGCGCAAAGGCCTCTGA
- the MEN1 gene encoding menin isoform X1: protein MGLKAAQKTLFPLRSIDDVVRLFAAELGREEPDLVLLSLVLGFVEHFLAVNRVIPTNVPELTFQPSPAPDPPGGLTYFPVADLSIIAALYARFTAQIRGAVDLSLYPREGGVSSRELVKKVSDVIWNSLSRSYFKDRAHIQSLFSFITGWSPVGTKLDSSGVAFAVVGACQALGLRDVHLALSEDHAWVVFGPSGEQTAEVTWHGKGNEDRRGQTVNAGVAERSWLYLKGSYMRCDRKMEVAFMVCAINPSIDLHTDSLELLQLQQKLLWLLYDLGHLERYPMALGNLADLEELEPTPGRPDPLTLYHKGIASAKTYYRDEHIYPYMYLAGYHCRNRNVREALQAWADTATVIQDYNYCREDEEIYKEFFEVANDVIPNLLKEAASLLEAGEERPGEQSQGTQSQGSALQDPECFAHLLRFYDGICKWEEGSPTPVLHVGWATFLVQSLGRFEGQVRQKVRIVSREAEAAEAEEPWGEEAREGRRRGPRRESKPEEPPPPKKPALDKGLGTGQGAVSGPPRKPPGTVSGTARGPEGGSTPQVPVPAASPPPEGPVLTFQSEKMKGMKELLVATKINSSAIKLQLTAQSQVQMKKQKVSTPSDYTLSFLKRQRKGL, encoded by the exons ATGGGGCTGAAGGCCGCCCAGAAGACGCTGTTCCCGCTGCGCTCCATCGACGACGTGGTGCGTCTGTTTGCTGCCGAGCTGGGCCGAGAGGAGCCAGACCTGGTGCTCCTCTCCTTGGTGCTGGGCTTCGTGGAGCATTTTCTGGCTGTCAACCGCGTCATCCCTACCAACGTTCCCGAGCTCACCTTCCAGCCCAGCCCCGCCCCCGACCCGCCTGGCGGCCTCACCTACTTTCCCGTGGCCGACCTGTCTATTATCGCCGCCCTCTATGCCCGCTTCACCGCCCAGATCCGAGGCGCCGTCGACCTGTCCCTCTATCCTCGAGAAGGGGGTGTCTCCAGCCGTGAGCTGGTGAAGAAGGTCTCCGATGTCATATGGAACAGCCTCAGCCGCTCCTACTTCAAGGATCGGGCCCACATCCAGTCCCTCTTCAGCTTCATCACAGGTTGGAGCCCAGTAG GCACCAAATTGGATAGCTCTGGCGTGGCCTTTGCTGTGGTTGGGGCCTGCCAGGCCCTGGGTCTCCGGGATGTCCACCTCGCCCTGTCTGAGGATCATGCCTGGGTAGTGTTTGGGCCTAGTGGGGAGCAGACAGCTGAGGTCACCTGGCACGGCAAGGGCAACGAGGACCGCAGGGGCCAGACGGTCAACGCCGGTGTGGCTGAGCGG AGTTGGCTGTACCTGAAAGGATCATACATGCGCTGTGACCGCAAGATGGAGGTGGCGTTCATGGTGTGTGCCATCAACCCTTCCATTGACCTGCACACTGACTCGCTGGAGCTGCTGCAGCTGCAGCAG AAGCTGCTCTGGCTGCTCTATGACCTGGGACATCTGGAAAG GTACCCCATGGCCTTAGGGAACCTGGCAGATCTGGAGGAGCTGGAGCCCACCCCTGGCCGGCCAGACCCACTCACCCTCTACCACAAG GGCATTGCCTCAGCCAAGACCTACTATCGGGATGAACACATCTACCCCTACATGTACCTGGCTGGCTACCACTGTCGCAACCGCAACGTGCGCGAAGCCCTGCAGGCCTGGGCGGACACGGCCACTGTCATCCAGGA CTACAACTACTGCCGGGAAGACGAGGAGATCTACAAGGAGTTCTTTGAAGTAGCCAATGATGTCATCCCCAACCTGCTGAAGGAGGCAGCCAGCTTGCTGGAGGCGGGCGAGGAGCGGCCGGGGGAGCAGAGCCAG GGCACCCAGAGCCAAGGTTCTGCCCTCCAGGACCCTGAGTGCTTTGCCCACCTGCTGCGATTCTACGACGGCATCTGCAAATGGGAGGAGGGCAGTCCCACACCTGTCCTGCACGTGGGCTGGGCCACCTTTCTTGTGCAGTCCCTAGGCCGTTTTGAGGGACAG GTGCGGCAGAAGGTGCGCATAGTGAGCcgagaggccgaggcggccgaGGCCGAGGAGCCGTGGGGCGAGGAAGCCCGGGAAGGCCGGCGGCGGGGCCCACGGCGGGAGTCCAAGCCAGAGGAGCCCCCGCCGCCCAAGAAGCCAGCACTGGACAAGGGCCTGGGCACCGGCCAAGGCGCAGTGTCAGGACCCCCCCGGAAGCCTCCTGGGACGGTCTCTGGCACAGCCCGAGGCCCTGAAGGTGGCAGCACGCCTCAGGTGCCAGTACCTGCAGCATCACCACCACCGGAGGGTCCAGTGCTCACTTTCCAGAGTGAGAAGATGAAGGGCATGAAGGAGCTGCTGGTGGCCACCAAGATCAACTCAAGCGCCATCAAGCTGCAACTCACGGCACAGTCGCAAGTGCAGATGAAGAAGCAGAAAGTGTCCACCCCTAGTGACTACACTCTGTCTTTCCTCAAGCGGCAGCGCAAAGGCCTCTGA